The following proteins are encoded in a genomic region of Methanoculleus bourgensis MS2:
- the dnaG gene encoding DNA primase DnaG, which produces MYSPETTKYLIHLTLQTEGVVDKPDVVGAIFGQTEGLLGEDLDLRDLQRTGRVGRIDVQITTRRGETKGEILISSSLDRAETALLASSLETIDRVGPCTARMKVDRIEDIRVTKRRRIVERAKELLLEDFDEGTINSDDLLDEVREVIRIEKLELLGEEKVHAGPNVMASDAIILVEGRADVINLLRYGIKNAVAVEGTNVPQIIIDLCSQKTATTLLDGDRGGELILRELLQIAEIDFVAYCPRGKSVEEMSRKEIVKALRNKVPVEVVADHIPGEGTAGQPPARTTAGTREVLEDERPSQQQKTGREGGQKTPPTLGEHMADVRDRRIARFLSSDYAVLLESNATDLEGALQTLGGDVEGVVVDRVVDQKLLDQIGGKNLEFVAARDFKGIIKRPLSIRLIKIG; this is translated from the coding sequence ATGTACTCACCGGAAACTACAAAGTATCTTATTCATCTTACTCTGCAGACCGAGGGGGTGGTCGATAAACCTGACGTAGTGGGCGCTATTTTCGGCCAGACTGAAGGTTTACTCGGCGAAGACCTTGACCTGCGTGATTTACAGAGGACCGGCCGCGTCGGCAGGATCGATGTCCAGATAACGACAAGGAGAGGGGAGACGAAAGGTGAGATACTCATCTCATCATCGCTCGACCGTGCGGAGACCGCGCTCCTTGCCTCGTCGCTGGAGACGATCGACCGGGTCGGGCCATGCACAGCGCGCATGAAAGTCGACCGCATCGAGGATATCAGGGTGACCAAGCGGCGCAGGATCGTCGAACGTGCTAAGGAACTCCTTCTCGAGGACTTTGATGAAGGCACCATAAACAGCGATGACCTGCTGGACGAGGTCAGGGAAGTCATCAGGATAGAGAAACTCGAACTCCTCGGTGAAGAGAAGGTGCATGCCGGCCCGAACGTCATGGCCTCGGATGCCATCATCCTTGTCGAAGGGCGGGCCGACGTGATCAACCTGCTGCGCTACGGGATCAAGAACGCGGTTGCGGTCGAGGGGACCAATGTTCCGCAGATCATCATCGATCTCTGCTCGCAGAAGACCGCGACGACCCTGCTCGACGGAGACCGGGGAGGGGAACTGATCCTCCGCGAACTTCTTCAGATCGCTGAGATCGACTTTGTGGCATACTGCCCGCGGGGGAAGAGCGTCGAGGAGATGAGCCGCAAGGAGATCGTCAAGGCGCTCAGGAACAAAGTGCCCGTGGAGGTCGTTGCCGACCACATCCCTGGCGAGGGGACGGCGGGACAACCGCCTGCGCGCACAACTGCCGGTACACGTGAGGTTTTGGAAGACGAACGACCATCGCAACAGCAAAAGACCGGAAGAGAAGGGGGTCAGAAGACCCCCCCGACGCTCGGAGAGCATATGGCCGATGTCCGGGACCGGCGGATCGCACGGTTCCTGTCCTCAGATTATGCCGTCCTCCTGGAATCGAATGCTACCGATCTTGAAGGGGCGCTCCAGACCCTGGGTGGCGATGTTGAAGGAGTTGTTGTCGATCGCGTCGTCGATCAGAAACTCCTCGACCAGATCGGGGGAAAGAATCTGGAGTTCGTGGCTGCCCGCGATTTTAAGGGGATCATAAAACGTCCTCTATCCATCAGGCTTATAAAGATAGGGTGA
- the hypE gene encoding hydrogenase expression/formation protein HypE: protein MKVNLMHGAGGEVMGELLRVITNLRHNNAGGIGLESLDDGAVIPLNGQNIVFTTDNHVVSPIFFPGGDIGRIAVCGTINDLAMMGGRPVALSCGMVIPEGFDVADLERIVASMDAALDECGASLVTGDTKVLERGALDAIIINTAGIGVAERVVRDNGLVPGDAIIVSGTIGDHGIAIMAHREGFDFGGQIHSDVAPLWTLVEGALATGDIHAMKDPTRGGFANAINEMAKKSRVGVVIEEEALPFRKSVQSAAGMLGIDPLEVANEGKVVMGVAPDDAEAILAALRSHPYGRDAAIVGEVIEGSHVTMRTAIGGERFIEPPIGDPVPRVC from the coding sequence ATGAAAGTTAACCTCATGCATGGTGCCGGCGGCGAAGTGATGGGCGAGCTCCTGCGCGTCATCACCAACCTCAGGCACAACAACGCCGGCGGAATCGGGCTTGAGTCGCTCGACGACGGAGCGGTCATCCCGCTCAACGGCCAGAATATCGTTTTTACGACCGATAACCATGTCGTCTCGCCGATCTTCTTCCCCGGTGGGGATATCGGGCGAATCGCCGTCTGCGGGACCATCAACGACCTTGCCATGATGGGCGGCCGGCCGGTCGCGCTCTCCTGCGGCATGGTCATCCCCGAAGGCTTCGATGTCGCCGATCTCGAGCGGATCGTTGCATCGATGGATGCCGCGCTCGACGAGTGCGGGGCAAGCCTCGTTACCGGCGATACCAAGGTGCTCGAGCGGGGGGCGCTTGACGCCATCATCATCAACACCGCCGGGATCGGTGTCGCCGAGCGGGTGGTGCGAGACAACGGGCTTGTGCCCGGCGACGCGATCATCGTCAGCGGCACCATCGGCGACCACGGAATCGCCATCATGGCTCACCGCGAGGGGTTCGACTTCGGCGGCCAGATCCACTCCGACGTCGCTCCTCTCTGGACGCTCGTCGAGGGTGCGCTCGCGACCGGGGACATCCATGCCATGAAAGACCCGACCCGGGGCGGGTTTGCCAACGCCATCAACGAGATGGCGAAAAAGAGCCGGGTGGGCGTCGTCATCGAGGAAGAGGCTCTCCCCTTCCGGAAGAGCGTCCAGAGCGCCGCCGGCATGCTCGGCATCGATCCTCTCGAGGTAGCAAACGAAGGGAAGGTCGTCATGGGAGTCGCACCCGACGATGCAGAGGCCATCCTTGCGGCGCTCCGCTCGCACCCCTACGGGCGGGATGCGGCGATTGTTGGCGAAGTCATCGAAGGTTCTCACGTGACCATGCGGACTGCCATCGGCGGAGAGCGGTTCATTGAACCGCCGATCGGCGACCCGGTCCCGCGTGTCTGCTGA
- a CDS encoding hydrogenase maturation protease, translating to MNRICIIGCGNPLMGNDGAGLLVMRLLERRCPGVDCIDGGAGGFGLIPLMEEYDKVVIVDAMVGVGDHIGDVLVFETPPSRTLPACALHDIGIGEAVTIARELGYVGEVVTVGIEVGEIQAFSREVDPAVEEGIRVAREHILRILREWTHETGSKT from the coding sequence ATGAACCGGATCTGTATCATCGGGTGCGGGAACCCCCTCATGGGAAACGACGGGGCCGGGCTTTTAGTGATGCGGCTGCTCGAGAGGAGGTGTCCCGGCGTCGACTGCATCGATGGCGGCGCCGGGGGATTTGGCCTGATTCCGCTGATGGAAGAGTATGATAAGGTGGTGATCGTCGATGCGATGGTGGGCGTCGGCGACCATATCGGCGATGTCCTCGTCTTTGAAACGCCGCCTTCGCGGACCCTCCCGGCATGCGCGCTCCACGATATCGGTATCGGGGAGGCGGTAACGATAGCCCGGGAACTCGGGTATGTTGGAGAGGTTGTGACTGTGGGGATCGAAGTGGGGGAGATCCAGGCATTCAGCCGGGAGGTCGATCCGGCGGTCGAAGAGGGGATCAGGGTTGCCAGGGAGCATATCCTCAGGATCCTCCGGGAGTGGACCCATGAAACGGGATCGAAAACCTGA
- the pyrC gene encoding dihydroorotase, producing the protein MTADLVLRNVTLPTGRRADIVIAGGFVRHVGAPVRADETIDCSRFTCLPGAVDMHVHMRGGVQAEKEDWRTGTMSAVAGGVTVVVDQPNTVPPLTTPELLRARIREAEGHAVCGFAVNAGVVPGADLEGMWNAGAMAFGETFAAPSSYGEGLEPETLRGLFARIHALGGLATVHAEEVSGPAPATLTAHDNARSGAGEARAVQAASALAPRGMRLHFCHMSTAASIEAARGTVEVTPHHLFLSRGMFEDDDTRARMNPPLRDEQTRRGLWSCWDRIDVIASDHAPHTLREKALPFQIAPSGVPGVETMVPLLVAAVRNRRITLASVMEKTSWRPAAILGIPRAGFEPGDRADFALYPDEVTRIDASRLHAKCGWSPFEGLNAVFPEEVVVRGRRAYSRREYYEPQPAWYPGQGFLSPGYK; encoded by the coding sequence ATGACTGCTGACCTGGTGCTCAGGAACGTGACGCTCCCGACGGGTCGGCGCGCTGATATCGTCATTGCCGGGGGTTTCGTCCGGCACGTCGGCGCACCGGTGCGTGCCGACGAGACGATTGACTGCAGCCGATTCACCTGTCTCCCGGGGGCGGTCGACATGCACGTCCATATGCGGGGAGGGGTGCAGGCAGAGAAAGAGGACTGGCGGACGGGCACGATGAGCGCGGTCGCCGGCGGGGTGACGGTCGTGGTCGACCAGCCGAACACCGTCCCCCCCCTCACCACGCCCGAACTCCTCCGGGCCCGTATTCGTGAGGCTGAGGGGCATGCAGTCTGCGGGTTTGCGGTGAATGCCGGCGTCGTGCCCGGCGCCGATCTCGAGGGGATGTGGAACGCCGGCGCGATGGCGTTCGGGGAGACCTTCGCCGCACCGTCGAGTTACGGCGAAGGACTCGAACCGGAGACCCTCAGGGGGCTGTTTGCCCGCATCCATGCTCTCGGGGGACTTGCCACGGTCCACGCCGAGGAGGTTTCGGGTCCGGCCCCTGCAACGCTCACCGCTCACGATAACGCACGCTCCGGCGCTGGGGAGGCGCGCGCCGTGCAGGCCGCATCAGCCCTCGCCCCCCGAGGCATGCGGCTCCACTTCTGCCACATGAGCACCGCCGCCTCAATCGAGGCCGCACGCGGCACGGTGGAGGTGACACCGCACCACCTCTTCCTCTCGCGCGGGATGTTCGAGGATGACGATACCCGGGCCCGCATGAATCCCCCGCTCAGGGACGAGCAGACCAGGCGCGGCCTCTGGTCCTGCTGGGATAGGATCGATGTCATCGCTTCGGACCATGCCCCGCACACGCTCCGCGAGAAGGCCCTGCCGTTCCAGATCGCTCCCTCCGGTGTCCCCGGGGTCGAGACGATGGTGCCGCTTCTCGTGGCAGCGGTCCGGAATCGCCGGATAACTCTCGCCTCGGTTATGGAGAAGACGTCCTGGAGGCCCGCCGCCATCCTCGGCATCCCTCGGGCGGGGTTTGAGCCGGGCGACCGGGCGGATTTTGCCCTCTACCCTGACGAAGTGACCCGCATCGACGCCTCCCGGCTCCACGCAAAGTGCGGCTGGTCGCCGTTTGAGGGGCTCAATGCGGTCTTCCCGGAGGAGGTGGTCGTCCGGGGCAGGCGTGCCTACTCCCGTCGGGAATATTATGAACCGCAACCGGCATGGTATCCCGGGCAAGGATTTTTATCACCTGGATATAAATAA
- the msrB gene encoding peptide-methionine (R)-S-oxide reductase MsrB, with translation MSGDTPGPLKVVRICNAISGEVEEVPKVVKSDEEWQRQLTPEQFSVARRGGTEPAFTGKYLDCREDGLYVCVCCGNHLFSSETKFESGTGWPSFTKPVSDLNIRRDIDTRFSMTRTEVLCRRCDAHLGHVFDDGPPPNYKRYCMNSASLRFVRRGDV, from the coding sequence ATGAGCGGAGATACTCCAGGACCACTCAAGGTCGTGAGGATCTGCAACGCCATATCCGGAGAGGTGGAAGAGGTTCCTAAGGTCGTCAAATCCGACGAGGAGTGGCAGCGGCAGCTGACGCCGGAGCAGTTCTCTGTTGCCAGACGGGGGGGCACGGAACCGGCCTTCACCGGGAAGTACCTGGACTGCAGGGAGGACGGTCTGTATGTCTGCGTATGCTGCGGCAACCACCTCTTCTCCTCGGAAACAAAGTTTGAGTCAGGCACAGGCTGGCCGAGTTTCACAAAACCGGTCTCAGACCTGAATATCAGGAGAGATATTGACACCCGGTTCTCCATGACCCGGACCGAGGTGCTCTGCAGGCGGTGCGACGCCCACCTGGGCCATGTGTTTGACGATGGGCCGCCGCCGAACTATAAGCGCTACTGCATGAACTCGGCGTCGCTCCGGTTCGTGCGGCGGGGGGACGTGTGA
- a CDS encoding ATP-grasp domain-containing protein — MIHIVPKPTDTPDDDSTGAVIWELKRAGARCRVLDLGAVDPLDSGLENELIWVCGIRQDGHQFETLNVLSLHNRVINTPESIVACASKAMTTALLLKCGVQTPETAYIKAEAQARDFVLRHGKVVYKPLYGYDGNGIRLVTKPDELGPGPWYLQEYIRNDRDYRVFVLGGEAVGAISRVSDSLTHNIHQGGTGMPVTIDKDMRAIAEAAASAVGIDYCGVDLLHDGEGYTVLEVNGTPNWHCMAAPIPELLARYLIQEERKMRA, encoded by the coding sequence ATGATCCATATCGTACCAAAACCGACTGATACGCCGGATGATGACTCGACCGGCGCCGTTATATGGGAACTGAAGAGAGCCGGTGCCCGGTGCAGGGTTCTTGACCTCGGTGCGGTCGACCCCCTCGACTCCGGGCTTGAGAACGAACTCATATGGGTCTGCGGGATCCGGCAGGACGGGCATCAGTTTGAGACCCTGAACGTGCTCTCACTCCATAACCGGGTGATCAACACACCTGAAAGCATCGTCGCCTGCGCATCAAAAGCGATGACAACCGCGCTTCTCCTGAAGTGCGGGGTGCAGACGCCTGAGACGGCTTATATCAAGGCTGAGGCGCAGGCACGTGACTTCGTTCTCCGGCATGGAAAGGTAGTCTACAAACCACTCTATGGCTACGACGGGAACGGCATCAGGCTGGTGACCAAACCCGACGAACTCGGGCCTGGACCCTGGTACCTGCAGGAGTACATCCGGAACGATCGGGACTACCGCGTCTTTGTCCTTGGCGGGGAGGCTGTCGGCGCAATATCCCGCGTATCAGACAGTCTTACACACAACATCCATCAGGGCGGGACTGGCATGCCCGTCACGATCGATAAGGATATGCGTGCCATCGCCGAAGCCGCAGCGTCGGCAGTCGGGATCGATTACTGCGGCGTCGATCTCCTCCATGATGGGGAAGGCTACACAGTTCTTGAGGTGAACGGGACGCCAAACTGGCACTGCATGGCGGCACCCATCCCGGAACTGCTGGCCAGGTACCTCATCCAAGAAGAGCGCAAGATGCGTGCCTGA
- a CDS encoding DUF167 domain-containing protein has translation MESYADAVTETGSGVTILLDVTAGARRTSFPAGYNEWRKSIRCQVAAPAVDGKANRAIIDLIAETFGVSRADVSIISGHTSTSKTVAISGLSKPEILKLLSASGA, from the coding sequence ATGGAATCCTACGCCGATGCTGTTACTGAAACCGGAAGTGGCGTCACCATACTGCTTGATGTTACGGCAGGCGCCAGAAGAACCTCGTTTCCGGCAGGCTACAACGAGTGGCGGAAGAGTATCCGCTGCCAGGTAGCGGCCCCGGCTGTCGACGGGAAGGCAAACCGCGCCATCATTGATCTTATCGCAGAGACGTTCGGCGTATCCCGGGCAGACGTGAGCATCATCTCCGGACACACATCTACCTCAAAGACCGTGGCCATTTCCGGTCTATCAAAGCCCGAAATCCTTAAGCTCCTTTCCGCATCCGGTGCCTGA
- a CDS encoding class I SAM-dependent methyltransferase: MNTHKSAWDEDYRRRGDLWGGAPPPLPDLPAGAAVLELGCGNGKTLAALIRQPWSVTAVDISPRAVSLARRRPGTTTAALVVADAACLPFRGEVFDAVFLVHLAGHLPETGRKSVASAICRVLRPGGAVFFRAFSVEDMRAGKGAETEPQTFRRGGGIITHYFTETEVAVLFAPLAPVSVRTHRWQMRIRGRDLPRAEIEAVFRKRG; this comes from the coding sequence GTGAACACACACAAATCTGCCTGGGACGAGGATTACCGGAGGAGAGGAGACCTCTGGGGTGGTGCACCGCCGCCGCTCCCCGACCTCCCGGCAGGTGCCGCCGTCCTGGAACTCGGGTGCGGGAACGGGAAGACCCTCGCCGCACTCATCAGGCAGCCCTGGAGCGTGACCGCGGTCGATATCTCCCCCCGTGCCGTCAGCCTCGCCCGGCGGCGCCCGGGAACCACGACAGCCGCCCTCGTTGTCGCCGATGCAGCGTGCCTGCCGTTCCGCGGGGAGGTCTTCGACGCGGTCTTCCTGGTCCACCTCGCCGGCCACCTTCCCGAAACGGGCCGGAAGAGCGTGGCATCCGCGATCTGCCGGGTGCTCAGGCCCGGGGGAGCGGTCTTCTTCCGCGCATTCTCTGTTGAGGATATGCGTGCCGGAAAGGGAGCGGAGACAGAGCCGCAGACATTCCGCAGAGGGGGCGGCATCATCACTCACTACTTCACCGAGACTGAGGTGGCAGTACTCTTCGCACCGCTCGCCCCCGTCTCGGTCCGGACGCACCGCTGGCAGATGCGGATCAGGGGCAGGGATCTCCCCCGGGCCGAGATCGAAGCGGTGTTTCGGAAGAGAGGGTAG
- a CDS encoding GNAT family N-acetyltransferase yields MVEKTGIEVRLVDIWDVEMIADLYRAGGWWNEIWDPTGLGALIAGSFAFAVAIDSATGRAVGMGRVISDGVSDAYIQDLVVLPGYRGRGIGTMILSTLLDYCKSAGVTWVALVAEPGTEAFYTPLGFRRMEGHIPMRWYPEER; encoded by the coding sequence ATGGTGGAGAAGACTGGCATCGAGGTGCGACTGGTGGATATCTGGGATGTAGAGATGATCGCCGATCTCTACCGTGCGGGAGGCTGGTGGAACGAGATATGGGATCCGACAGGGCTTGGCGCCCTCATCGCCGGGAGTTTTGCCTTCGCCGTCGCCATCGACTCCGCCACCGGCAGAGCGGTCGGCATGGGCAGGGTAATCTCAGACGGGGTCTCGGACGCCTACATCCAAGACCTGGTCGTCCTCCCTGGCTACCGGGGCCGTGGCATCGGAACGATGATCTTATCAACACTGCTGGATTACTGTAAATCTGCAGGTGTCACCTGGGTTGCCCTTGTTGCCGAGCCCGGAACCGAGGCGTTCTATACCCCGCTTGGGTTCCGGAGAATGGAGGGGCACATCCCCATGCGGTGGTACCCGGAAGAGAGGTGA
- a CDS encoding hydrogenase maturation nickel metallochaperone HypA/HybF: MHEYSIAYDIYATARRAALENSAKEVKCVSVDVGKMAMVNPEQVEFLFNIIIEDDPLFSGARLSCRDIEARTRCSCGYEGSERFVCPRCGKLPEIVAGMEIVVTNIEIEVDEV; the protein is encoded by the coding sequence ATGCACGAGTACAGCATCGCCTACGACATCTACGCGACCGCCCGCCGCGCAGCGCTCGAGAACAGCGCAAAAGAGGTGAAGTGCGTCTCTGTGGATGTCGGCAAAATGGCGATGGTGAACCCGGAGCAGGTGGAATTCCTCTTCAATATCATCATCGAGGACGACCCGCTCTTCTCAGGCGCCCGGCTCTCGTGCCGGGATATCGAGGCGCGCACCCGCTGTTCCTGCGGCTACGAGGGAAGCGAGCGGTTCGTCTGCCCACGGTGCGGGAAACTCCCGGAAATTGTTGCAGGAATGGAGATCGTAGTCACGAACATAGAGATAGAAGTGGACGAAGTATGA
- a CDS encoding UPF0058 family protein, which yields MLVRKLAKYCALKIDPSQVHKSKMEHKYAIFVLGTELANAMKDVEFSSSGRISARMRELAEKTLKEIEYLQ from the coding sequence ATGCTGGTTCGAAAATTAGCGAAGTACTGTGCGTTGAAGATCGATCCTTCTCAGGTGCATAAAAGCAAAATGGAGCATAAATACGCAATATTCGTGCTCGGAACGGAACTTGCAAACGCCATGAAAGATGTGGAGTTCTCATCATCCGGGAGGATCTCTGCCCGGATGCGGGAACTTGCCGAAAAGACGCTCAAAGAGATCGAGTATCTCCAGTGA
- a CDS encoding DUF2156 domain-containing protein, with the protein MRFSDFKPVSLDDRDLFLRHYRQYPQVHSDNTFANMVCWNHYADYRFCEAEGTIILSSTINGVTSFRPPIGPRNPDLVAEVIDLAVREGGPSPLLVLDPGSEAWIRELYPDLPLHADRDYFDYIYRTEDLAGLHGRDYATIRRQVNRFGREHEYTVEEITRENIDEVWEFLVIWCEWRDCDSVPILAYEKDAILFAVNHFFDIGLMGWIVRIEGTIGAISVVGPVNEDMAVVHFEKALPETYQGIYQVITTGTAAALLNRYRYINRECDMGVPGLRESKTRYRPAYMVEVHHATRDDLEACRR; encoded by the coding sequence TTGAGATTCTCTGACTTCAAACCCGTGAGCCTGGACGATCGTGACCTCTTTTTGCGGCATTACCGGCAGTACCCCCAGGTGCACAGCGACAACACGTTTGCGAATATGGTCTGCTGGAACCACTATGCCGACTACCGCTTCTGCGAAGCGGAAGGCACAATTATCCTCTCCAGCACCATCAACGGCGTGACGTCGTTTCGGCCTCCCATCGGGCCCAGGAACCCGGATCTGGTCGCTGAAGTCATCGATCTCGCGGTCAGGGAGGGGGGGCCGTCTCCCCTGCTGGTACTGGACCCGGGGAGTGAGGCGTGGATCCGCGAGCTCTACCCTGACCTGCCCCTGCACGCGGACCGGGACTACTTTGACTACATCTACCGGACCGAAGACCTTGCCGGTCTCCACGGGAGGGACTATGCCACTATCCGGCGCCAGGTCAACCGTTTCGGGAGGGAGCATGAGTATACGGTCGAGGAGATCACCAGGGAGAATATCGATGAAGTCTGGGAATTCCTGGTCATCTGGTGTGAGTGGCGGGACTGTGACTCCGTGCCCATCCTTGCTTACGAAAAGGATGCCATCCTGTTTGCCGTGAACCACTTCTTTGATATCGGGCTTATGGGATGGATTGTCCGGATTGAAGGTACCATTGGGGCGATATCGGTTGTCGGACCGGTCAATGAAGATATGGCGGTCGTTCACTTCGAGAAGGCGCTCCCCGAGACCTACCAGGGGATCTACCAGGTCATCACGACCGGGACGGCAGCAGCGCTCCTGAACCGCTACCGCTACATCAACCGGGAATGTGACATGGGCGTGCCCGGGCTCCGTGAATCAAAGACGCGCTACCGCCCCGCCTACATGGTCGAGGTGCACCACGCGACCCGGGACGACCTGGAGGCGTGCCGCAGATGA
- a CDS encoding UPF0058 family protein, which yields MHKEELIALHGILTEIKDYFELANPELKFSQYYASVLR from the coding sequence ATGCACAAGGAAGAATTAATAGCCTTACATGGGATTCTTACAGAGATTAAAGACTATTTTGAATTGGCAAATCCTGAACTGAAATTCTCGCAGTATTATGCGTCAGTACTTCGCTAA
- a CDS encoding FxLYD domain-containing protein — translation MQKVSLKKSYVSPLLLACLIGFALASGCTETPEVPAPTPEATPPAHTTHSPAGPQPSFSATVTALKKHFRTDMSCYWVATGMVTNTGDAPGRNVVIRFMLIDDETGMVRSTETTLVPRFQAGETTIFTVDPLPGDCDRQYHAEIEVMYDIP, via the coding sequence ATGCAGAAGGTGTCGCTGAAGAAGAGTTATGTGAGTCCTCTGCTCCTCGCCTGTCTCATCGGTTTTGCTCTCGCGTCAGGTTGCACCGAGACCCCGGAGGTACCGGCCCCGACACCGGAGGCGACACCACCCGCTCACACTACCCACTCACCAGCAGGGCCGCAACCATCGTTCTCGGCCACCGTCACCGCGCTGAAGAAGCATTTCCGCACCGATATGTCCTGTTACTGGGTTGCGACGGGGATGGTGACCAACACCGGCGATGCGCCCGGGAGGAATGTAGTCATCCGTTTCATGCTCATCGACGACGAGACCGGCATGGTCCGGTCGACCGAGACTACGCTGGTTCCCCGGTTCCAGGCAGGCGAGACGACGATATTCACCGTCGATCCGCTCCCCGGCGACTGCGATCGGCAGTACCATGCCGAGATTGAGGTTATGTATGATATCCCGTAA
- a CDS encoding ISH3 family transposase, whose protein sequence is MPFAKSKKTTCRKSNDLKPKECCAHAIAALDQHLTIPIQGRLTQTDLFQALVGMAAMQQSIHSITGFLEHVPCETSFRYHLNKLAMDDLEQKSTAILTHLVHHVLKPGNAYQFAIDYTNDPYYGKTSDENESYILRSKRKQSTNEFYSYITLYVTTRDRQVTLAVYPVRQGIAKVGYIARCLDRIAELGLKVEVLCLDREFYTRKVFGFLTQVQVPFIVPVKKQSNRMKALLQGTQSRYAEYRMRGKPSLPLTIAIAVKYAKGRRGKYGAENLGYVVGGIAWHPLRVHRIYRSRFSIEASYRMRNQVKPRTSTRNPVIRYLYAIISFLLKNVWIALLWIHFSPVKQGPRTIEMRAFRFDAFRLIIWEAIRASMGMVKGITVLRQRV, encoded by the coding sequence ATGCCTTTTGCCAAAAGCAAGAAGACGACCTGCAGAAAGAGTAACGACCTCAAGCCGAAAGAATGTTGTGCTCACGCCATTGCGGCGCTGGACCAGCACCTCACCATCCCGATCCAGGGTCGGCTCACCCAGACCGACCTGTTTCAGGCTCTGGTCGGCATGGCCGCGATGCAACAATCGATTCACTCGATCACCGGGTTTTTGGAGCATGTACCCTGTGAGACGTCATTTCGCTATCATCTCAACAAACTGGCTATGGATGATCTGGAGCAGAAGAGCACTGCTATCCTCACCCACCTCGTGCACCACGTCCTGAAACCCGGGAACGCGTATCAGTTTGCGATTGACTACACCAACGATCCGTACTACGGGAAGACTTCCGACGAGAACGAATCATATATCCTCCGAAGCAAACGCAAGCAATCGACGAACGAATTCTACTCCTACATCACCCTCTACGTGACCACCAGAGACCGGCAGGTGACGTTGGCCGTGTATCCGGTGCGGCAGGGGATCGCAAAGGTTGGGTACATCGCCCGGTGCCTCGACCGGATTGCCGAACTCGGGCTCAAGGTCGAGGTCCTCTGCCTGGACCGGGAGTTCTATACCCGGAAGGTCTTCGGGTTTCTGACCCAGGTGCAGGTACCGTTCATCGTTCCCGTCAAGAAGCAGAGCAACCGCATGAAAGCACTGCTCCAGGGGACGCAGTCCCGGTATGCCGAGTACCGGATGAGAGGAAAACCATCACTTCCCCTGACGATTGCCATTGCCGTGAAGTATGCGAAGGGGAGACGAGGAAAATACGGCGCTGAGAATCTGGGCTACGTTGTCGGCGGTATTGCCTGGCATCCGCTCCGGGTGCACCGGATCTACCGATCACGGTTCTCGATCGAGGCATCCTACCGGATGCGCAACCAGGTGAAACCCAGGACGAGCACAAGAAACCCCGTGATTCGGTATCTCTATGCAATCATCTCGTTTCTGCTGAAAAACGTCTGGATCGCTCTCTTATGGATACATTTCTCGCCGGTGAAGCAGGGACCGCGAACGATTGAAATGCGCGCGTTTCGATTCGATGCTTTTCGACTCATAATCTGGGAAGCGATCCGGGCATCGATGGGGATGGTGAAAGGAATTACGGTGTTACGGCAACGGGTTTAG
- a CDS encoding HypC/HybG/HupF family hydrogenase formation chaperone: MCIAMPAEVLEIKDGNIGVVDFGDLKQEVRLDLVDVSVGEFVLVHVGFAIQRLSREEGLETREVFRQVHAAMMEE; this comes from the coding sequence ATGTGTATCGCAATGCCCGCTGAGGTGCTGGAGATAAAGGATGGCAATATCGGGGTCGTTGACTTTGGAGACCTGAAGCAGGAGGTCAGGCTCGACCTCGTGGACGTGAGCGTCGGGGAGTTCGTGCTCGTCCACGTCGGGTTTGCCATTCAGCGTCTCAGCAGAGAGGAGGGGCTTGAGACCCGTGAGGTCTTCAGGCAGGTCCACGCCGCGATGATGGAGGAGTAA